The Mycolicibacterium flavescens genome has a segment encoding these proteins:
- a CDS encoding transmembrane protein, whose product MGFVGLFFAGLAALLHIYIWVMESLTWTSARTRATFGLTEEEALATKKLAFNQGFYNLFLAIITLAGIVIGGIGYNWVGIALIFAGVGSMLAAALVLLLSSPDKAKAALTQGIFPLIAIVLLAVAVTL is encoded by the coding sequence ATGGGTTTCGTCGGATTGTTCTTCGCGGGACTGGCCGCCCTCCTGCACATCTACATCTGGGTGATGGAGTCGCTGACATGGACGTCGGCGCGCACCAGAGCGACGTTCGGTCTCACCGAGGAAGAAGCGCTGGCCACCAAAAAGTTGGCCTTCAACCAGGGCTTCTACAACCTCTTTCTGGCCATCATCACGCTCGCTGGAATCGTGATCGGCGGCATCGGCTACAACTGGGTAGGCATCGCGTTGATCTTCGCCGGTGTCGGATCGATGCTGGCGGCGGCGCTGGTGCTGTTGCTGTCGTCACCGGACAAGGCGAAAGCCGCCCTCACCCAGGGCATCTTCCCGCTGATCGCGATCGTGCTGTTGGCGGTGGCCGTCACGCTGTAG
- the ruvB gene encoding Holliday junction DNA helicase subunit RuvB, producing MSRFTDDDDADEREVSPALTVGEGDIDASLRPRSLHEFIGQPRVREQLQLVIEGAKNRGGTPDHILLSGPPGLGKTSLAMIIAAELGSSLRVTSGPALERAGDLAAMLSNLVEHDVLFIDEIHRIARPAEEMLYLAMEDFRVDVVVGKGPGATSIPLDVAPFTLVGATTRSGALTGPLRDRFGFTAHMDFYEPAELERVLARSAGILGIELGADAGAEIARRSRGTPRIANRLLRRVRDYAEVRADGVITRDIAKAALEVYDVDELGLDRLDRAVLSALTRSFGGGPVGVSTLAVAVGEEATTVEEVCEPFLVRAGMIARTPRGRVATAQAWTHLGLTPPSGVTGLGQVGLFD from the coding sequence ATGAGCCGATTCACCGACGACGACGACGCCGACGAGCGCGAGGTCTCGCCCGCGCTGACGGTCGGCGAGGGCGACATCGACGCAAGCCTGCGGCCGCGGTCGCTTCACGAGTTCATCGGGCAACCGCGCGTCCGCGAGCAACTGCAACTGGTCATCGAGGGCGCCAAGAACCGCGGCGGCACACCGGATCACATCCTGCTGTCGGGGCCGCCCGGGTTGGGCAAGACATCGCTGGCCATGATCATCGCGGCCGAACTCGGCTCCTCGCTGCGGGTGACGTCCGGGCCGGCGCTCGAGCGTGCCGGTGATCTCGCCGCGATGCTGTCGAACCTCGTCGAGCACGACGTGCTGTTCATCGACGAGATCCACCGCATCGCCCGGCCTGCCGAAGAGATGCTGTACCTGGCGATGGAGGACTTCCGCGTTGACGTCGTGGTCGGGAAGGGCCCGGGCGCGACGTCGATTCCGCTGGATGTCGCTCCGTTCACGCTCGTGGGGGCGACCACCCGCTCGGGTGCGCTGACGGGGCCGTTGCGTGACCGGTTCGGTTTCACCGCCCACATGGACTTCTACGAGCCCGCCGAACTTGAGCGGGTGTTGGCGCGTTCGGCGGGGATACTCGGTATCGAGTTGGGCGCCGACGCGGGTGCAGAGATCGCGCGCCGGTCGCGGGGCACACCGCGCATCGCCAACCGGCTGCTGCGCCGGGTCCGCGACTACGCCGAGGTCCGCGCCGACGGCGTGATCACCCGCGATATCGCCAAGGCGGCGCTGGAGGTCTACGACGTCGACGAACTCGGCCTCGACCGCCTCGACCGCGCGGTGTTGTCCGCGCTGACACGTAGTTTCGGCGGGGGACCGGTCGGTGTCTCCACGCTGGCGGTCGCGGTCGGCGAGGAGGCGACGACCGTCGAAGAGGTGTGTGAGCCGTTCCTTGTGCGCGCTGGGATGATCGCGCGCACGCCGAGGGGACGGGTGGCCACCGCGCAGGCCTGGACGCACCTCGGCCTGACCCCGCCGAGCGGAGTCACCGGTCTGGGGCAGGTGGGACTTTTCGACTGA
- the ruvA gene encoding Holliday junction DNA helicase subunit RuvA, with amino-acid sequence MIASVRGEVLDIALDHVVIEAGGVGYKVMATPSTLATLRRGAEARLITAMIVREDSQTLYGFADGDARDLFLTLLGVSGIGPSIALGALAMYDGPTLRQAIGDADITALTRIPKVGKKTAELMALSLRDKVGAVSPSGAATATGHTVRGPVVEALIGLGFAAKQAEEATDKVLANDPEANQSTALRAALSMLGNK; translated from the coding sequence ATGATCGCATCCGTTCGCGGTGAGGTTCTCGACATCGCACTCGACCACGTCGTGATCGAGGCGGGCGGGGTCGGTTACAAGGTGATGGCCACCCCGTCGACGCTGGCCACCCTGCGCCGCGGGGCCGAGGCGCGGCTGATCACCGCGATGATCGTGCGCGAAGACTCCCAGACGCTCTACGGCTTCGCCGACGGCGACGCCCGCGACCTGTTCCTCACCCTGCTCGGGGTGTCCGGAATCGGTCCCAGCATCGCGCTGGGCGCGCTGGCGATGTACGACGGGCCGACCTTGCGCCAGGCCATCGGCGACGCCGACATCACCGCGCTGACCCGGATTCCCAAGGTGGGCAAGAAGACCGCCGAGTTGATGGCGTTGAGCCTGCGCGACAAGGTGGGCGCCGTCTCGCCGTCCGGTGCGGCGACCGCGACGGGCCATACGGTGCGTGGCCCGGTGGTGGAAGCGCTCATTGGACTTGGATTCGCGGCCAAACAGGCCGAAGAAGCCACCGACAAGGTGTTGGCCAACGACCCCGAAGCCAATCAGTCGACCGCGTTGCGGGCGGCGTTGTCGATGCTGGGTAACAAATGA
- the ruvC gene encoding Holliday junction endonuclease RuvC, whose translation MGVDPGLTRCGLSVIEGGTGRQVTALDVDVVRTPSGDPLHRRLLAISEAVEYWMDTHRPDVIAIERVFSQQNVSTVMGTAQAGGVIALAAARRDIDVHFHTPSEVKAAVTGNGNADKAQVTAMVTRILALQAKPTPADAADALALAICHCWRAPMIARMAAAEALAAEQQRKYKATLKAKARAAR comes from the coding sequence ATGGGAGTCGACCCCGGGTTGACGCGCTGCGGCCTGTCGGTCATCGAGGGCGGTACGGGTCGGCAGGTCACCGCGCTCGATGTCGACGTCGTCCGCACCCCGTCGGGCGATCCGCTGCACCGGCGGCTGTTGGCGATCAGCGAGGCCGTGGAGTATTGGATGGACACCCACAGACCCGACGTGATCGCGATCGAACGGGTCTTTTCCCAGCAGAACGTCTCCACGGTGATGGGCACCGCGCAGGCCGGCGGAGTGATCGCGCTCGCGGCCGCGCGCCGCGACATCGACGTGCACTTCCACACACCCAGCGAGGTGAAGGCGGCGGTCACCGGCAACGGCAACGCCGACAAGGCGCAGGTGACCGCGATGGTGACCAGAATCCTTGCGCTGCAGGCCAAGCCGACACCCGCCGACGCGGCCGACGCGTTGGCCCTTGCGATCTGCCATTGTTGGCGAGCACCGATGATCGCCCGGATGGCGGCGGCCGAGGCGCTGGCCGCCGAACAACAACGCAAGTACAAGGCCACGCTCAAGGCGAAAGCGAGGGCGGCACGATGA
- a CDS encoding small-conductance mechanosensitive channel → MPDETELQTASNLAVTLAWAAGAIAAVYVFGVVLTWVMARVSRRSALIKDIEVLTRKPVRMLLMVIAATVAVRRTSETTDSWRGWVDHWLLILMIVSITWLVTGFVRVAERRMIARYGGGGEEISDADRLWRRVRTQVTVLRRLAIAVVVILGGAAILMTFPSFSDIGTTVFASAGVLSVVAGLAAQTSLGAVFAGMQIAFSGAIRVGDIVQLENGQWWGRIEEITLTYVVVRIWDERRLVLPSTYFTTEPFENWTRSATEIMGTVEFDVDFNVPFNDMRAELDRLLSESDLWDGRRGVLQVTDAVGGVVRVRVVVSAHNAGALYDLQCTVREGLVDWVQRTGGVVPIHRIQPAEAAPAPEIGGDVAGETKRVAAGMFSGSPEAEERAKAFDHTIDCDDDELVRSNGRG, encoded by the coding sequence ATGCCCGACGAGACCGAACTGCAGACCGCAAGCAACCTCGCCGTCACCCTTGCCTGGGCGGCCGGAGCGATCGCCGCCGTGTACGTGTTCGGGGTGGTGCTGACCTGGGTGATGGCACGCGTCAGTCGCCGCAGCGCGCTGATCAAGGACATCGAGGTGCTCACGCGCAAACCCGTGCGCATGCTGCTGATGGTGATCGCGGCGACGGTCGCGGTGCGACGGACGTCGGAGACCACGGACTCGTGGCGCGGGTGGGTGGACCACTGGCTGCTGATCCTGATGATCGTCTCCATCACCTGGCTGGTCACGGGCTTTGTCCGCGTCGCCGAGCGGCGCATGATCGCCCGGTACGGCGGGGGCGGTGAGGAGATCTCGGACGCCGACCGGCTGTGGCGCCGGGTTCGGACGCAGGTGACCGTGCTGCGCAGGCTGGCGATCGCGGTCGTCGTCATCCTCGGCGGTGCCGCGATTCTGATGACGTTCCCGTCGTTCTCCGACATCGGCACCACGGTGTTCGCCTCCGCCGGTGTGTTGTCGGTGGTCGCGGGCCTGGCCGCGCAGACGTCGCTGGGCGCGGTGTTCGCCGGAATGCAGATCGCGTTCTCCGGGGCGATCCGCGTGGGCGACATCGTCCAGCTCGAGAACGGTCAGTGGTGGGGCCGCATCGAGGAGATCACGCTGACCTACGTCGTCGTGCGGATCTGGGACGAGCGCCGGCTCGTGTTGCCGTCCACCTATTTCACCACCGAGCCGTTCGAGAACTGGACCCGCAGCGCCACCGAGATCATGGGCACCGTCGAGTTCGACGTCGACTTCAACGTGCCGTTCAACGACATGCGCGCCGAGTTGGACCGGCTGCTGTCCGAAAGCGACCTCTGGGACGGCCGGCGCGGCGTCCTGCAGGTGACCGACGCGGTCGGCGGTGTGGTCCGGGTGCGCGTCGTGGTCAGCGCACACAACGCCGGTGCGCTGTACGACCTGCAGTGCACGGTTCGCGAAGGCTTGGTCGACTGGGTGCAGCGCACCGGCGGCGTGGTGCCGATCCACCGCATTCAGCCCGCCGAAGCGGCTCCGGCACCAGAGATCGGTGGCGACGTCGCCGGCGAGACCAAGCGCGTGGCCGCGGGGATGTTCTCCGGCAGTCCCGAAGCCGAGGAGCGGGCCAAGGCGTTCGACCACACCATCGACTGCGACGACGACGAGCTCGTGCGGTCCAACGGCAGGGGCTGA
- a CDS encoding SnoaL-like domain, translating to MTFSGHAEDRQLIRERLEIYSDAVMRKDLDAYLACWTEDGRRTGSGGECRGKSELRDHWDGIFGAIEQMAFFTQMASLTVRDNRADARSYCLEFMKLRDQPGRRLVGEYVDELVRVDGNWLFAHRHYRVAMTI from the coding sequence ATGACGTTCAGCGGGCACGCCGAAGACAGACAACTCATCCGAGAGCGCCTCGAAATCTACAGCGACGCAGTCATGCGCAAGGACCTCGACGCGTATCTGGCGTGCTGGACCGAGGACGGCCGCAGAACCGGTTCGGGCGGGGAGTGCCGCGGCAAGAGCGAACTGCGCGACCACTGGGACGGCATCTTCGGAGCCATCGAGCAGATGGCGTTCTTCACCCAGATGGCGTCGCTGACCGTGCGCGACAACCGGGCCGACGCACGGTCGTACTGCCTGGAATTCATGAAGTTGCGCGATCAACCGGGCCGCAGACTGGTCGGCGAATATGTCGATGAACTGGTGCGCGTCGACGGGAACTGGCTGTTCGCCCATCGCCACTACCGCGTGGCGATGACGATCTAG
- a CDS encoding YebC/PmpR family DNA-binding regulatory protein, which translates to MSGHSKWATTKHKKAVIDARRGKMFAKLIKNVEVAARVGGGDPAGNPTLYDAIQKAKKSSVPNDNIERARKRGSGEEAGGAEYQNITYEGYGPNGVAVLIECLTDNRNRAAGEVRVAMTRNGGSMADPGSVSYLFSRKGVVTLDKNDLTEDDVLMAVLDAGAEDVNDLGDSFEIICEPTDLVAVRTALQDAGIDYESAEAGFVPSVTVPLDADGARKIMKLVDALEDLDDVQDVYTNIDIPDEVAAELDAED; encoded by the coding sequence ATGAGCGGCCATTCCAAGTGGGCCACCACCAAGCACAAGAAAGCCGTCATCGACGCCCGCCGGGGCAAGATGTTCGCCAAATTGATCAAAAACGTCGAGGTCGCGGCGCGTGTGGGCGGCGGCGACCCGGCGGGCAACCCCACGCTGTACGACGCGATCCAGAAGGCCAAGAAGTCGTCGGTGCCCAACGACAACATCGAACGCGCCCGCAAGCGGGGCAGCGGTGAGGAAGCCGGCGGCGCCGAGTACCAGAACATCACCTACGAGGGCTACGGGCCCAACGGCGTTGCGGTGTTGATCGAATGTCTGACCGACAACCGCAACCGGGCGGCCGGCGAAGTGCGCGTGGCGATGACCCGCAACGGCGGCAGCATGGCCGACCCGGGTTCGGTGTCCTACCTCTTCTCGCGTAAGGGCGTCGTCACCCTCGACAAGAACGACCTCACCGAGGACGACGTGTTGATGGCGGTGCTCGACGCCGGGGCCGAGGACGTCAACGACCTCGGTGATTCCTTCGAGATCATCTGTGAGCCAACCGATCTCGTTGCTGTACGCACGGCGCTTCAGGATGCTGGCATCGACTACGAGTCCGCTGAAGCCGGGTTCGTGCCCTCGGTGACGGTGCCGCTGGACGCCGACGGCGCGCGCAAGATCATGAAGCTGGTCGACGCGCTCGAAGACCTCGACGATGTCCAGGACGTCTACACCAACATCGATATCCCCGACGAGGTCGCCGCCGAACTCGACGCCGAGGACTAG
- a CDS encoding acyl-CoA dehydrogenase encodes MSFSLELSPDLVHVRDWVHEFAADVVRPAAAEWDEREETPWPIIQEAAKVGLYSMEFFAEQAGEPSGLGMLVAFEEMFWGDAGIALSILGTGLAAASLAANGTPEQMGEWLPQMFGTVDEPKVASFCSSEPGAGSDVGAILTRARYDEAKDEWVLNGTKTWATNGGIAEVHIVVASVYPELGTRGQATFIIPPNTPGFRQGQKFLKHGIRASHTAEVVLEDVRIPGGLIVGGRDKFEERIARVREGKRAKSQAALATFERTRPTVGAMAVGVARAAYEYALDYAGQREQFGRKIGEFQAIAFKLADMKARIDAARMLVWRAGWMARNGKAFENAEGSMAKLVASETAVYVTDEAIQILGGNGYTREYPVERMHRDAKIFTIFEGTSEIQRLVIGRAVTGLEIR; translated from the coding sequence ATGTCCTTCTCGCTTGAGCTCTCGCCGGATCTCGTCCACGTCCGGGACTGGGTGCACGAATTCGCCGCCGACGTCGTCCGCCCTGCCGCCGCGGAGTGGGACGAACGCGAAGAGACGCCGTGGCCGATCATCCAGGAGGCCGCGAAGGTCGGCCTGTACTCGATGGAGTTCTTCGCCGAGCAGGCCGGCGAACCATCCGGTCTGGGCATGCTCGTCGCGTTCGAGGAGATGTTCTGGGGTGACGCCGGTATCGCGCTGTCGATCCTGGGCACCGGCCTGGCCGCGGCGTCACTGGCCGCCAACGGCACCCCCGAGCAGATGGGCGAATGGCTGCCGCAGATGTTCGGCACCGTCGACGAGCCGAAGGTCGCGTCGTTCTGCTCGTCGGAGCCCGGCGCCGGTTCCGACGTCGGCGCCATCCTCACCCGCGCCCGTTACGACGAGGCCAAAGACGAGTGGGTGCTCAACGGCACCAAGACCTGGGCCACCAACGGCGGTATCGCCGAGGTGCACATCGTGGTCGCGTCGGTGTACCCCGAACTCGGTACGCGCGGGCAGGCGACGTTCATCATCCCGCCGAACACCCCCGGCTTCCGGCAGGGCCAGAAGTTCCTCAAGCACGGCATCCGCGCATCGCACACCGCCGAGGTGGTGCTCGAGGACGTGCGCATCCCCGGCGGCCTGATCGTCGGCGGCAGGGACAAGTTCGAGGAGCGCATCGCGCGGGTGCGCGAGGGCAAGAGGGCCAAGAGCCAGGCCGCGTTGGCGACGTTCGAGCGCACGCGGCCCACCGTCGGCGCCATGGCGGTCGGCGTGGCTCGCGCCGCTTATGAGTACGCGCTCGACTACGCCGGTCAGCGCGAGCAATTCGGCCGCAAGATCGGCGAATTCCAGGCCATCGCATTCAAGTTGGCCGATATGAAGGCCCGCATCGACGCCGCCCGCATGCTGGTCTGGCGGGCCGGCTGGATGGCGCGCAACGGCAAGGCGTTCGAGAATGCCGAGGGTTCGATGGCCAAGCTGGTGGCCAGCGAGACCGCGGTCTACGTCACCGACGAGGCGATCCAGATTCTCGGCGGCAACGGCTACACCCGCGAGTATCCGGTCGAACGGATGCACCGCGACGCCAAGATCTTCACGATCTTCGAGGGCACCAGCGAAATTCAGCGCCTGGTGATCGGCCGCGCGGTCACCGGCCTCG